A single Pseudoalteromonas rubra DNA region contains:
- the ppc gene encoding phosphoenolpyruvate carboxylase, with amino-acid sequence MQQQYTELKRNVSLLGELLGTTIAHSQGAEVLEKVELIRHLAKSSRGGDVQARETLIETLQSLPDEELLPVCRAFSHFLNLANVAEQQHTISDSGCPQGPFETLQTTLSEITRKVNQGETDQHKVAEVIENLSIELVLTAHPTEVTRRTLISKHVELSDCLSELAACQDSSLCRNEVIARIEQLICQAWHTNEIRNKRPTPLEEAKWGFAVIENSLWDAVPKFTRTLTQLAEGQLGITLPEEYAPISLASWMGGDRDGNPNVTAQVTQSVLDHGRWMALDLYYRDLDVLSAELSMAPANDELKKLTGDHPEPYRALLKQLKADINETILSLEHKIKHKPSSYQDKVRSKEQLMTPLNACYRSLTECGMEVVANGMLLDVMHRLRCFGVQLCKLDIRQDSGRHCDVLSEVTRYLGVGDYGQWSEQDKQAFLLSELSSRRPLLPKHWQPSEEVQEVLDTFAVIANQDRASLGIYIISMAKEASDVLAVELLLQESGCQFKLPVAPLFETLDDLNNAQKVMQQLFDSSWYKGHVGQQQYVMIGYSDSAKDAGMMAAGWAQYLAMEQLIEVGEQYQVEMHLFHGRGGTIGRGGAPAAQALRSQPPGSLSHGLRVTEQGEMIRFKFGLTPVAIQSLSLYASAIIENNLCPPPQPKSDWRDAMALLSEHSCNQYRDFVRGNADFVSYFRAATPEIELAKLPLGSRPAKRKPQGGIESLRAIPWIFAWSQNRLMLPAWLGALAGIQSVVKAHGEALLGEMSEQWPFFRTRLEMLEMVFCKTDLWLSEYYDERLVPAQLRPLGESLRKELTEATLFIEKYAPKGSLLSAQPWIRESIELRNPYTDPLNVLQVELLKRTRDKDNQDLDSALMITMMGIAAGLRNTG; translated from the coding sequence ATGCAACAGCAATACACAGAATTGAAAAGAAACGTGAGTCTGCTTGGCGAGCTGTTAGGCACCACTATCGCCCATTCCCAGGGAGCGGAGGTACTCGAAAAAGTTGAGTTGATCCGACACCTGGCGAAATCGTCACGCGGTGGTGATGTACAGGCGAGAGAAACGTTAATTGAAACCCTGCAGTCCTTGCCTGATGAAGAGCTACTGCCTGTATGTCGGGCATTTAGCCATTTCCTTAACCTGGCAAACGTTGCAGAGCAGCAACACACCATTTCTGACTCAGGATGCCCACAAGGTCCATTTGAGACTCTGCAAACCACCTTGTCTGAAATCACGAGAAAAGTAAATCAGGGTGAGACAGATCAGCATAAAGTTGCTGAAGTAATTGAAAATTTATCTATTGAACTGGTACTTACGGCACACCCAACGGAAGTAACCCGTCGCACTTTGATCAGTAAGCATGTTGAGCTGAGTGATTGTCTGTCTGAGCTGGCTGCATGTCAGGATAGCAGCTTGTGTCGGAATGAAGTCATCGCGCGGATCGAGCAGCTGATCTGCCAGGCATGGCATACCAATGAAATCAGGAACAAGCGTCCAACCCCTCTTGAAGAAGCAAAATGGGGCTTTGCTGTTATTGAAAATAGCCTGTGGGATGCGGTGCCTAAATTTACCCGCACACTCACTCAGCTTGCTGAAGGTCAACTTGGTATCACGCTCCCGGAAGAATATGCACCGATTAGTCTGGCTTCCTGGATGGGGGGAGACAGAGACGGTAATCCCAATGTGACTGCCCAAGTGACTCAAAGCGTGCTTGATCATGGGCGCTGGATGGCGCTGGATCTGTATTATCGTGATTTGGATGTGCTGAGTGCTGAACTTTCTATGGCGCCGGCGAATGACGAATTAAAAAAACTGACCGGGGACCATCCGGAACCATATAGGGCGTTACTCAAACAACTCAAAGCTGATATTAATGAGACGATATTGTCGCTGGAGCACAAGATCAAACATAAACCCAGTTCGTATCAGGATAAGGTCCGCTCAAAAGAACAACTGATGACGCCGCTAAATGCCTGTTATCGCTCGCTGACCGAGTGTGGAATGGAAGTGGTGGCCAATGGTATGTTGCTGGATGTCATGCACAGATTAAGATGCTTTGGTGTACAGCTGTGTAAATTGGACATTCGTCAGGACTCAGGCAGGCACTGTGATGTGCTCTCTGAAGTAACACGCTATTTGGGCGTGGGAGATTACGGACAATGGTCTGAGCAGGACAAGCAGGCGTTTCTGTTGTCTGAGTTATCGTCGCGGCGCCCATTGTTACCAAAGCACTGGCAACCCAGCGAGGAAGTACAAGAAGTGCTTGATACTTTCGCTGTTATTGCCAACCAGGATAGAGCCTCTTTGGGGATCTATATTATCTCTATGGCCAAAGAAGCATCTGATGTACTGGCTGTTGAACTGTTACTTCAGGAAAGCGGGTGTCAGTTTAAGCTGCCTGTAGCACCACTTTTTGAAACACTGGATGACCTGAATAATGCACAGAAGGTGATGCAGCAGTTATTCGACTCAAGCTGGTATAAAGGACATGTGGGCCAGCAACAGTATGTCATGATTGGATATTCCGATTCTGCCAAAGATGCGGGCATGATGGCAGCTGGCTGGGCACAGTATCTTGCGATGGAGCAGCTCATTGAAGTAGGCGAGCAATACCAGGTTGAGATGCATCTGTTCCATGGCCGAGGCGGTACCATTGGACGGGGTGGGGCGCCTGCTGCACAGGCGCTGCGTTCACAGCCTCCAGGTTCACTGAGTCATGGCTTACGTGTGACGGAGCAAGGAGAGATGATCCGTTTCAAATTTGGCCTGACACCCGTCGCCATTCAAAGCTTGTCTCTGTACGCCAGTGCGATTATAGAAAATAACCTTTGTCCGCCGCCACAACCTAAGTCTGACTGGCGCGATGCCATGGCTCTGCTGAGTGAGCATTCTTGTAATCAATATCGGGATTTTGTTCGCGGGAATGCAGACTTTGTATCTTATTTCAGGGCTGCGACGCCTGAAATTGAGTTGGCGAAGTTACCTTTGGGTTCTCGTCCGGCTAAACGTAAACCTCAAGGTGGGATAGAAAGTCTTCGTGCCATTCCCTGGATCTTTGCCTGGAGTCAGAATCGCTTAATGTTACCAGCCTGGCTTGGTGCTTTGGCTGGCATACAAAGTGTCGTGAAAGCGCATGGTGAGGCACTGCTAGGTGAGATGAGTGAGCAGTGGCCATTTTTTAGAACACGTCTCGAGATGCTTGAGATGGTATTTTGTAAAACAGATCTCTGGCTAAGCGAATACTACGATGAGCGTCTGGTGCCGGCGCAATTGCGCCCACTCGGGGAGTCTTTGCGCAAAGAGCTGACTGAGGCTACGCTATTTATTGAAAAGTATGCGCCAAAAGGTTCGCTACTATCAGCACAACCTTGGATCCGTGAATCAATTGAATTACGAAATCCGTATACCGATCCACTTAATGTGCTTCAGGTTGAGTTACTTAAACGGACCCGGGACAAAGATAATCAGGACTTAGACAGTGCATTGATGATCACTATGATGGGTATTGCGGCTGGACTAAGAAATACGGGTTAA
- a CDS encoding tetratricopeptide repeat protein — protein MWQKLTYALAFVGLLANTPAAQAGLEEGIAAANAGQFDVALKEFRYLADMGYAPGIYELAKMYEGGYGVPRNPHKAAELMQQAVKLGSADAMFSLAVMYEQGKGVKIDKQKAVDLFMAAARKNMPAAQFNLGVMHANGDGVTQDYNQAKFWYERAAANNYTLAMFNLALLYYQGLGGEKNIQRSYIWNTLAEYNGYRPASTSRRLDEKSMSRSQREDAQEIADTIYHKIQAGTYIAGSQITED, from the coding sequence ATGTGGCAAAAACTTACTTACGCACTGGCCTTTGTCGGCCTGCTCGCCAATACGCCCGCAGCACAAGCCGGGCTCGAAGAAGGTATTGCAGCAGCCAATGCCGGACAATTTGATGTTGCTCTCAAAGAATTCAGATATCTTGCTGATATGGGATACGCACCAGGTATCTACGAGCTAGCCAAGATGTATGAGGGTGGATATGGTGTACCGAGAAATCCACATAAAGCGGCTGAGCTTATGCAGCAGGCGGTTAAACTTGGCAGTGCCGACGCCATGTTTTCATTGGCTGTCATGTATGAACAAGGTAAAGGCGTAAAAATCGACAAGCAAAAAGCTGTCGACCTGTTTATGGCAGCAGCCAGAAAAAACATGCCCGCCGCGCAGTTTAACCTCGGCGTGATGCACGCCAACGGGGATGGAGTAACACAAGATTATAACCAGGCTAAGTTCTGGTACGAACGTGCCGCCGCTAATAACTATACACTTGCCATGTTCAATCTTGCGCTTTTGTATTATCAGGGACTCGGTGGAGAAAAGAACATTCAGCGATCCTACATCTGGAACACACTGGCAGAGTATAATGGCTATCGCCCAGCTTCAACCAGTCGCAGGCTGGATGAAAAAAGCATGTCTCGCTCGCAGCGAGAGGATGCACAAGAGATAGCTGATACCATTTATCACAAAATCCAGGCTGGAACCTATATAGCAGGGTCGCAAATTACAGAAGACTGA
- a CDS encoding SLC13 family permease encodes MDNLKKSKLWTDRLCLLLGPAFMLLTCLTAAPEGMSVEAWRTAGLALWLGIWWVSEVVPIPATSLVPLLVVPLAGINDIKSASSLYAHPLIFLFLGGFLISIAMERWQLHKRIALHTMLRSGNNPKTQILAMMLVSGFLSMWINNTATTLMMLPIALSVIHVLKDNQSQDNNYGIALLLAIAYSASLGGVGTIIGTAPNALMVAYLWENYQIKIGFAQWMVMAVPFTFGMILLCWVWLTRFAFKVQKTNNDTDLTQIFTKQLGELGRMSLAEKNVLLVFVFAAVSWISRPYLASWTGLDITDTGIAMAAALLLFVLPAKSGSDTRLMDWQAAQQVPWGILLLFGGGLTLASQIKGSGLAEYIANMLAGASAIPLVLGVLAVAALITFLTELTSNTATAAGFLPLLGPVAEQIAGTPLIWVIPAAMAASCAFMMPVATPPNAIVFGSGEIKIRDMIKAGFVMNLFAIVVITTLTMLVGSRLFGY; translated from the coding sequence ATGGATAATTTGAAGAAGTCAAAACTCTGGACCGACAGGCTATGTCTGCTGCTCGGTCCGGCATTTATGCTGCTGACGTGTTTGACAGCAGCCCCTGAAGGGATGAGTGTTGAAGCCTGGCGTACTGCCGGACTTGCGCTATGGCTGGGGATCTGGTGGGTCAGTGAGGTTGTGCCCATACCGGCAACTTCTCTGGTGCCTTTGCTTGTGGTGCCTTTGGCGGGAATAAACGACATTAAATCTGCTTCGAGTTTATACGCACACCCGCTGATCTTTTTGTTCCTTGGCGGCTTTTTGATCTCTATTGCAATGGAAAGATGGCAGCTACACAAACGTATTGCCTTGCATACCATGTTACGCAGTGGAAACAATCCTAAGACTCAGATCCTGGCAATGATGCTGGTCAGCGGGTTTCTATCTATGTGGATCAACAATACAGCGACCACTTTAATGATGCTGCCAATTGCCTTGTCAGTGATTCATGTACTGAAGGATAACCAATCTCAGGATAATAACTATGGTATTGCCCTGTTGCTGGCGATTGCCTATAGCGCGAGTCTGGGCGGAGTAGGGACCATTATTGGCACCGCTCCCAACGCGTTGATGGTCGCATATCTGTGGGAAAACTATCAGATAAAAATTGGTTTCGCGCAATGGATGGTGATGGCTGTTCCATTCACATTTGGCATGATTTTATTGTGCTGGGTGTGGTTGACGCGTTTTGCGTTTAAAGTGCAAAAAACCAATAATGACACAGATTTGACGCAAATTTTTACCAAGCAATTAGGTGAATTAGGCCGCATGAGCCTGGCCGAAAAAAATGTGCTGCTTGTTTTTGTTTTTGCCGCAGTTAGCTGGATCAGCCGACCTTACCTGGCAAGCTGGACAGGTCTGGACATTACCGACACGGGAATTGCTATGGCGGCTGCGCTTTTGCTATTTGTTCTGCCAGCAAAGAGTGGCAGTGATACTCGCCTAATGGACTGGCAAGCCGCGCAGCAAGTGCCCTGGGGGATCTTATTGTTGTTTGGTGGCGGTTTAACACTGGCGTCCCAGATTAAAGGCTCGGGGCTGGCTGAGTACATTGCCAACATGCTGGCCGGCGCCAGTGCAATACCTTTGGTGCTGGGTGTATTGGCTGTTGCTGCGCTCATTACCTTTTTAACGGAGCTGACCAGTAACACGGCTACGGCTGCGGGTTTTTTACCTTTACTTGGTCCTGTCGCTGAGCAAATTGCCGGCACACCGCTCATCTGGGTAATACCTGCTGCTATGGCGGCAAGTTGTGCTTTTATGATGCCAGTGGCAACACCGCCAAACGCCATTGTGTTTGGATCCGGAGAGATAAAAATCCGCGATATGATCAAGGCAGGCTTTGTTATGAACCTGTTTGCGATTGTGGTGATCACAACATTGACTATGCTGGTGGGCAGCCGGCTGTTTGGCTATTAG
- a CDS encoding M28 family metallopeptidase: MIVQRPVRVLSLLMAANFTLFSGGAAFASVPLEPERAWITLDTMAGQHYQLQNLLTGKYVNAQVSAIPGVSIAQLDEIEHGELSHFMHENYHRCGGFVAHESKADAEAYLSQLSLAHTSQPLQTYTIDNPAMVNAMIGEVSTTSLDSTVANLTAFHNRYYTQQSGVDAAQWIKQNWQSITQSRSDISVDFYNHSWSQSSVVVTIAGAENASEIVVIGGHLDSINQSSPTAGRAPGADDNASGIAVLTEALKALVAADYKPQRTIQIMGFAAEEVGLRGSKAIAQDYKSQGKNVVGMVQFDMTGNNGSTQDITMITDYTNSGQNQFLSQLLDAYLPNLSYGYDQCGYGCSDHASWYQQGFAASMPFESRMSEINRKIHTSNDTSFDATHASKFAKLAVAYLAEMGKNAGSTPPPDPGKLQNGVPKTGISGIAKSQHDFSLAVPAGSSNLTFKTSGGTGDADLYVKYGSKPTLQSYDCKSTTSSSNETCTISNVSEGTYYVMVEAWNEIQNVSLVGEYQQGGTTPAPINRTESNLSVAQGGWVNFSQSLGNGYQSLTVTLSGGVGDGDLYVKYGSEVGDNSYDCRPYKSGNAETCTFNAPGAGNWFIGIKGYQSASGMTLSISAQ; the protein is encoded by the coding sequence ATGATAGTTCAACGACCCGTTCGTGTGCTGAGCTTATTAATGGCCGCGAACTTTACACTTTTCTCAGGCGGTGCAGCATTTGCTAGTGTACCGTTAGAGCCCGAAAGAGCTTGGATCACACTAGATACCATGGCCGGGCAACATTATCAGTTACAAAACCTGCTGACAGGTAAATACGTTAACGCACAGGTGAGTGCAATCCCAGGTGTTAGCATAGCGCAGCTTGATGAGATAGAGCATGGTGAACTCAGTCATTTTATGCATGAAAACTACCACCGCTGTGGTGGGTTTGTTGCTCATGAATCGAAAGCTGACGCCGAGGCGTATCTGTCCCAACTGAGTCTGGCACATACCAGCCAACCATTGCAGACGTACACCATAGATAACCCAGCTATGGTTAACGCTATGATAGGAGAGGTGAGCACCACGAGCCTGGATAGTACAGTAGCGAATCTCACTGCGTTCCATAACCGTTATTATACGCAGCAAAGTGGAGTAGATGCGGCTCAGTGGATTAAACAAAACTGGCAATCAATCACACAGTCTCGCAGTGACATCAGTGTAGATTTTTATAACCATAGCTGGTCTCAATCGTCGGTTGTTGTGACGATAGCCGGAGCCGAGAATGCCAGTGAAATCGTCGTTATTGGTGGACACCTCGACTCTATCAATCAGTCTAGTCCTACGGCGGGTAGAGCACCAGGTGCAGATGATAATGCATCTGGAATTGCCGTGTTAACAGAAGCGCTTAAAGCTCTGGTCGCAGCGGATTACAAACCCCAACGGACGATTCAGATCATGGGCTTTGCGGCTGAAGAAGTGGGCCTGAGAGGCTCTAAAGCCATTGCACAAGATTACAAGTCTCAGGGTAAAAATGTGGTCGGCATGGTGCAGTTTGATATGACCGGAAATAATGGCAGTACGCAGGACATCACCATGATTACGGATTACACCAACAGTGGTCAGAATCAGTTTTTGTCGCAGCTGCTTGACGCCTATTTACCCAATTTAAGTTATGGCTATGATCAGTGTGGTTACGGCTGTTCAGATCATGCTTCCTGGTATCAACAGGGGTTTGCAGCCTCTATGCCTTTCGAATCCCGGATGTCTGAAATCAACAGAAAAATACACACCAGCAATGACACTTCGTTTGATGCTACACATGCCAGTAAATTTGCCAAACTGGCGGTCGCTTATCTGGCTGAAATGGGTAAAAACGCCGGTTCTACTCCACCGCCTGATCCTGGCAAGTTACAAAATGGTGTGCCAAAAACGGGTATTAGCGGCATAGCTAAGTCTCAGCATGACTTTTCTCTGGCTGTACCTGCTGGTAGCAGTAACCTGACTTTTAAAACATCAGGCGGCACGGGAGATGCAGATCTGTATGTTAAGTACGGCTCTAAGCCAACACTGCAAAGCTATGACTGTAAAAGCACTACGTCGAGCAGCAATGAAACCTGCACCATTAGTAACGTCAGTGAAGGGACTTATTATGTCATGGTTGAAGCCTGGAATGAGATTCAGAATGTCTCTTTGGTAGGCGAGTATCAACAAGGTGGGACCACGCCAGCTCCCATCAATCGTACCGAATCTAACTTATCAGTGGCGCAGGGCGGCTGGGTTAACTTTTCTCAATCTCTGGGCAATGGGTATCAGTCTTTGACCGTGACATTGTCGGGCGGAGTGGGGGATGGTGACCTGTATGTTAAATATGGCTCAGAGGTTGGGGACAATAGCTACGATTGTCGTCCTTATAAAAGCGGCAATGCAGAAACCTGTACTTTCAATGCACCTGGTGCTGGTAACTGGTTTATCGGTATAAAAGGTTACCAAAGTGCCAGTGGAATGACGTTGTCCATATCGGCACAGTAG
- a CDS encoding M4 family metallopeptidase: MKLSKIALATAAGLVLVSGTANAAQKRFLNTHNTISAMLESAAPAVLSAQPEQLIGLDAGSTLVELKSYPHANGAVTTRYQQMYKGLPVIGDTVSLTYNNAGALKRAHGAAVYEIAADLNTVTPKLSMQAMQSQLEAQFSAQQNGEEIALAKHNETSRLGIWLDDQSQARLVYEVTYVTYGKSPSRPYKIIDANSGELLMEFDNIQHANATGPGGNQKTGRYQYGTDYGHLDVSQSGNTCTMNNANVKTINLNHGSSGSTAHSFTCPENTVKEINGAYSPLNDAHYFGNVVFNMYNDWLGTAPLTFQLKMRVHYGNNYENAFWDGSAMTFGDGQNRFYPLVSLDVSAHEVSHGFTEQNSGLVYRYKSGGLNEAFSDMAGEAAEFYMKGSNDWMVGEEIFKSTGALRYMDDPTKDGNSIGHQSDYTSSMDVHHSSGVFNKAFYTLANKAGWDTKKAFIVMAKANQLYWTASTDWDTAGNGVMDAACDLGYNHDDVKDALAVVGVTSQLSPGSSCGTTEPPQDELLTNGVARTGISGSSKAQSFFRLEVPADATNLSFVTSGGTGDADLYVKFGSRPSLQTYDCNSTTSSSNETCNISNVQAGTYYVMVEAWNAISGVSLTGSYTSGGTGTPPIDRTESNVSVGSGQWQRFTQDLSAGYSNLTVTISGGSGDADLYVNYGSQSTTSTYQCRPYRNGNSETCTFTNPQAGTWHIDLRGYSAASGVTVNIQAN, translated from the coding sequence GTGAAACTATCAAAAATAGCTTTGGCAACAGCTGCCGGTCTGGTACTGGTGTCAGGCACTGCAAATGCAGCTCAAAAGCGCTTCCTCAACACACATAATACCATTTCTGCGATGCTGGAATCTGCGGCACCGGCTGTTTTGTCGGCACAACCAGAGCAGCTCATTGGGCTTGATGCAGGCAGCACACTGGTTGAGCTGAAGTCATACCCTCATGCGAATGGTGCGGTTACGACACGTTACCAACAAATGTACAAAGGCTTGCCGGTTATCGGAGACACAGTCAGCCTGACCTATAACAACGCAGGCGCATTAAAGCGCGCACATGGTGCTGCTGTTTATGAGATTGCGGCTGATTTGAATACCGTCACGCCAAAACTGTCTATGCAGGCAATGCAAAGCCAACTGGAAGCTCAGTTTTCGGCACAACAAAATGGCGAAGAAATCGCGCTGGCTAAGCATAATGAAACCAGCCGACTAGGGATCTGGCTTGATGACCAGTCTCAGGCCAGACTGGTCTACGAGGTGACCTATGTGACCTATGGCAAATCGCCCTCACGACCTTACAAAATTATTGATGCCAACAGTGGCGAGTTGTTGATGGAGTTTGACAACATCCAGCATGCGAATGCAACCGGACCGGGTGGCAACCAAAAAACAGGTCGTTATCAGTATGGTACTGACTATGGTCATTTGGATGTGTCTCAGTCGGGCAACACCTGTACGATGAATAATGCAAACGTTAAGACCATTAACCTCAATCATGGTAGTAGCGGGTCTACGGCGCACAGTTTTACCTGTCCGGAGAATACAGTTAAGGAAATTAACGGCGCCTATTCTCCGTTAAATGATGCACACTATTTTGGTAATGTCGTTTTCAATATGTACAACGACTGGTTAGGTACAGCGCCGTTAACTTTCCAGCTTAAAATGCGTGTTCATTATGGTAATAACTACGAAAACGCGTTTTGGGATGGCAGTGCGATGACATTTGGTGATGGCCAGAATCGCTTCTATCCATTGGTTAGCCTGGACGTGTCGGCACACGAAGTCAGTCATGGTTTTACTGAGCAAAACTCCGGCCTTGTTTATCGTTACAAATCAGGTGGCCTGAATGAAGCTTTTTCTGATATGGCAGGTGAGGCCGCTGAGTTCTACATGAAAGGCAGTAATGACTGGATGGTCGGTGAAGAGATCTTTAAATCCACAGGTGCACTGCGCTATATGGATGACCCCACTAAAGATGGAAACTCTATTGGTCATCAGTCAGATTATACTTCCAGTATGGATGTGCATCACAGCTCAGGTGTATTTAACAAAGCGTTCTATACTTTGGCGAATAAAGCAGGCTGGGATACTAAGAAAGCTTTCATCGTGATGGCGAAAGCAAACCAATTATACTGGACGGCCAGCACTGACTGGGATACCGCAGGTAACGGCGTTATGGACGCTGCTTGTGACCTGGGCTATAACCATGATGATGTTAAAGATGCGCTTGCAGTTGTGGGCGTAACTTCTCAGCTAAGCCCGGGTAGTTCATGTGGCACTACTGAACCACCCCAGGATGAGCTGCTAACCAATGGTGTTGCTCGCACCGGGATCAGCGGTTCGTCTAAAGCTCAAAGCTTCTTCCGTTTGGAAGTTCCGGCTGATGCGACGAATCTGTCGTTTGTGACTTCTGGTGGTACTGGTGACGCTGATCTTTATGTTAAGTTTGGCAGCCGTCCTTCGTTGCAAACTTATGACTGCAATAGTACCACGTCCAGCAGTAATGAAACCTGTAACATCAGCAATGTTCAGGCTGGGACCTATTATGTGATGGTCGAAGCGTGGAATGCGATTTCTGGTGTGTCTCTGACTGGCTCATACACCTCGGGTGGTACAGGTACGCCCCCAATTGACCGAACAGAGAGTAATGTTAGTGTTGGATCGGGACAATGGCAACGCTTTACGCAAGACTTAAGTGCCGGCTATTCGAACCTGACAGTAACTATCTCTGGTGGTTCAGGTGATGCTGATCTGTATGTCAACTATGGTAGCCAATCCACCACATCCACCTATCAATGCCGCCCTTACCGCAACGGCAATAGTGAGACTTGTACTTTTACTAACCCTCAAGCGGGAACCTGGCACATTGACTTACGTGGCTACTCAGCAGCCAGTGGTGTCACAGTGAATATTCAGGCTAATTAA
- a CDS encoding TonB-dependent receptor plug domain-containing protein, giving the protein MIKSLLPVSLILLSLPLSARQEALFELSFEELMDVTVELASKTAETAQSVPSSVTSFSQQQITLLGIRNVYELMNFVPGFQSTRGDWVGSVPKEHARGVYLDNGNILVMLNGQRLNDSSFGKASVYAPFIPVDVVEKVEFIRGPGSALYGSNAFLGVMNIVTRQSARQIQLGAGLHQSRHASFNYSHNSDTERHFHANISAFATDGETYHAQQARDPQSSLFVEFGGQWGAFSGSLHLTRTTLDEFMNLSSYSEDNFHTSRNIGAKLNHRARLSDKLDSDLTLSFIRHDIDSAGLIATAEELGLQQDFFNGPKWRSEDLTLNWDLAYQHSTELALNWGLEYSLEEQSRAGTYTSHFDPVSGQIILEDQYYLGGIKPLNEFAAFDSLKQDFDSYATYVQLKYALDDQLTLFTGLRFDEFIDIDGKLSPRIATIYQFNPQHAFKLQYGESFRIPVSNELNSNDDITQGNAQLKSENIKTTELVWHMAYTRWQLDLVLFENQLDDFIILEPVDMAQSRFTFNNAYSTNMQGLEVSASFELSDASWFKLNYTQHFDDPFSASYKRFGSWQLHHKFGSWQIGLNGVWRSQVKVFPVFIPDDPDFQHYDQEAHWLIGGTITWHFAANKQLRIKAQNLFDKQTSAFDPRVFDGRVPQSGQQLSLEYSYSF; this is encoded by the coding sequence ATGATAAAAAGTCTGCTACCTGTAAGTTTAATCTTGCTCAGTTTACCTTTAAGTGCCCGTCAGGAAGCGTTGTTCGAGCTGTCGTTTGAAGAGCTGATGGACGTGACAGTAGAGCTTGCGAGCAAAACGGCTGAAACAGCCCAGTCCGTCCCATCCAGCGTTACCTCATTTTCTCAACAACAAATCACTTTACTTGGCATTCGTAACGTCTATGAACTGATGAACTTTGTGCCAGGGTTTCAGTCAACCCGTGGAGACTGGGTAGGCAGTGTGCCCAAAGAGCATGCCAGAGGCGTTTATCTCGACAATGGTAATATTCTGGTGATGTTAAATGGCCAGCGGCTCAATGATTCGTCGTTTGGTAAAGCGTCTGTTTATGCCCCTTTTATTCCCGTGGATGTGGTCGAAAAAGTCGAGTTTATTCGCGGGCCTGGTTCAGCCCTGTATGGCAGTAACGCGTTTTTGGGGGTAATGAATATCGTAACGCGTCAGTCTGCACGTCAGATACAGCTTGGTGCAGGCCTGCACCAAAGCAGACATGCCTCGTTCAATTACAGTCATAACTCTGATACCGAGCGGCACTTTCATGCCAATATCAGTGCTTTTGCAACGGATGGGGAAACCTATCATGCCCAACAAGCCCGTGACCCGCAATCGAGTCTTTTTGTGGAATTTGGTGGTCAATGGGGGGCATTTAGCGGGTCGCTCCACCTGACCAGAACGACGTTAGATGAGTTTATGAATTTGTCCAGTTACAGTGAAGACAACTTTCATACCAGCCGTAACATTGGAGCAAAACTAAATCACCGGGCCAGATTATCGGACAAACTAGACAGTGATTTAACGTTGAGTTTTATCCGCCATGACATAGACAGTGCCGGACTGATAGCAACAGCAGAAGAGTTGGGTCTCCAGCAGGACTTTTTTAATGGACCAAAATGGCGCTCTGAAGATTTGACGCTGAACTGGGATTTGGCCTACCAGCATAGCACTGAGCTGGCGCTAAACTGGGGGCTGGAGTACTCATTAGAGGAGCAGTCCAGGGCTGGTACTTACACATCGCACTTTGACCCAGTCAGCGGGCAAATAATTCTTGAAGATCAATACTATTTGGGTGGTATCAAGCCGCTTAACGAGTTTGCAGCGTTCGATAGCCTGAAGCAGGATTTTGACTCCTACGCCACTTATGTACAGCTGAAATACGCGTTGGATGACCAACTGACATTATTTACCGGGCTGCGTTTTGACGAGTTTATCGACATAGACGGCAAGTTGTCTCCGCGCATTGCAACCATTTATCAGTTTAATCCACAGCATGCATTTAAGCTGCAATACGGAGAGTCATTTCGGATCCCGGTGAGTAATGAACTTAATTCTAATGATGATATTACTCAGGGTAATGCGCAGCTTAAGTCAGAAAATATTAAAACGACTGAACTCGTTTGGCATATGGCATACACACGCTGGCAACTCGATCTGGTGTTATTTGAAAACCAGCTGGATGATTTTATCATTCTGGAACCGGTTGATATGGCACAAAGCCGGTTCACGTTTAATAACGCCTACTCTACGAACATGCAAGGGCTCGAGGTCAGTGCTTCATTTGAGTTAAGTGATGCCAGCTGGTTCAAATTAAACTATACCCAGCATTTTGACGATCCATTCAGTGCCAGCTACAAACGTTTTGGATCGTGGCAGTTACACCATAAGTTTGGTAGTTGGCAGATTGGGCTCAATGGGGTGTGGCGATCTCAGGTTAAAGTATTCCCTGTGTTTATACCGGATGATCCTGATTTCCAACATTATGATCAGGAAGCACACTGGTTGATAGGAGGCACTATTACCTGGCACTTTGCTGCGAATAAGCAGCTCAGGATTAAGGCACAAAACTTGTTTGATAAACAAACGAGTGCATTCGACCCCAGAGTGTTCGACGGCCGAGTGCCACAATCCGGACAGCAGCTATCACTAGAATACTCATATTCGTTCTAA